A single Triticum dicoccoides isolate Atlit2015 ecotype Zavitan chromosome 2A, WEW_v2.0, whole genome shotgun sequence DNA region contains:
- the LOC119355641 gene encoding trafficking protein particle complex II-specific subunit 120 homolog isoform X1 produces MEPGLSIESGSAIRVAVLPVGGPIPPQCLRDYAALVAAHARVDLASLRPYYSEHQKSPFSHQPWDTGCLRLKFVLGGCVPSPWEDFQSSRKVLAVVGICHLPSSPDLARVAADFLDASRTYPSALASRCFAFCPTDAQLLEERKDGIIMFPPSDQKSLELHMLTMIQDLAASLLMEFEKWVLRAESTGTILKTPLDSQSSLGSEEVHTLGVPSILTSVIKAKKRRLGRAQKIIGDYCLLAGSPADANAHYTTAIDLARLTGDVFWHAGALEGSVCALVVDRMMGQSDPVLEDEVKYRYYTIIQLYRRATLQDNAQRVSPVSFELEAALKLARYLCRREVAKEVSDLLMGAADGAKALIDASDRLILYIEIARLFGSLGYKRKAAFFSRQVAQLYLQQDNAYAAMSAMQVLTMTTNAYHVQSRKTSKPDHASLKELGASNSNADKAHPQSVVSLFESQWSTLQMVVLREILMSSIRAADPLTSWSAAARLLRSFYPLITPAGQSGLASSLSNSADRLPWGTRCADPCLPFIRLHSLPFHPSQRDIVKRNPHKKEWWIGAGPSGPFIYTPFTKGGTSGTSKQEINWIVGEPVQVMIELANPCSFDLVVESIYLSVHSGNFDAFPVTVNLPPNTSKLVLLSGIPTKVGQVSIPGCIVHSFGVITEHLFKEVDSLLLGAAQGLVLSDPFRCCGSSKFKSVNFPSISIVPPLPLLVANVVGGDGSILLYEGEIRDVLITLTNAGTVPVEEANIALSGKNQDSVISIAHSTWKSALPIKPGGEVTFKVTLRAWHLSLADLEADGSRSPANPRRIAREGINPFLNIHYAGPSAAKGNGEVSLPPGRRLAVPLNICVVQGMCLVRARLLSMEIPARFSEAHLRPVSGKDNTSDESNMLHNDISLLKIDPYKGSWGLRLLELELFNPTDVVFDVDVSVHLDGTSVPEDNTADVACHKTRIDRDYSARVLIPLEHFKLPVLDASFFVKENGSDEQLGSQAATIAEKNAKAELNASISNLISKIKVRWHSGRNSSGELNIKDAIQAALQASILDILLPDPLTFSFRLAKDAKPANDSNHSTDENVGPSAGENVLRCKDPISAHKMTHMEVQIRNNTKEIIQMNLSISCKDVAGENCFEENSATVLWAGVLNDIQLEVPPLQEVVHPFSVYFLVPGDYSLQSSSVIIDATDVLRARAKAESPDEPILCRGSPFHIHVVGTE; encoded by the exons atGGAGCCCGGGCTGAGCATCGAGTCCGGGTCGGCCATCCGGGTGGCGGTGCTGCCGGTGGGCGGGCCGATCCCGCCGCAGTGCCTGCGGGACTACGCGGCTCTGGTGGCGGCGCACGCGCGCGTCGACCTCGCCTCGCTGCGCCCCTACTACTCGGAGCACCAGAAGAGCCCCTTCTCGCACCAGCCCTGGGACACGGGCTGCCTCCGGCTCAAGTTCGTGCTCGGCGGCTGCGTGCCCTCGCCCTGGGAGGACTTCCAGTCCTCGCGCAAGGTGCTCGCCGTCGTCGGCATCTgccacctcccctcctccccgGACCTCGCCAGGGTCGCCGCTGACTTCCTCGACGCCTCGCGCACCTACCCCTCCGCGCTCGCCAGCCGCTGCTTTGCCTTCTGCCCCACCGACGCGCAG TTGCTAGAGGAAAGGAAGGATGGCATTATTATGTTCCCTCCTTCCGATCAGAAATCACTGGAACTTCATATGCTTACAATGATCCAAGATCTTGCCGCTTCATTGTTGATGGAGTTTGAGAAATGGGTCTTACGTGCAGAATCCACAGGAACTATTCTAAAGACACCTTTGGACTCACAATCCAGTCTTGGCTCAGAGGAGGTTCATACTTTAGGTGTTCCGAGTATTTTGACCAGT GTGatcaaggccaaaaaaagaaggctggGCCGTGCACAAAAGATAATAGGAGATTATTGCTTATTGGCTGGATCACCTGCTGATGCTAATGCACACTACACCACAGCAATAGATCTTGCAAGATTGACAGGGGATGTATTCTGGCATGCTGGGGCACTCGAAGGTAGTGTCTGCGCATTAGTG GTTGATAGGATGATGGGCCAAAGTGATCCTGTTTTGGAAGATGAAGTGAAGTATCGTTATTATACCATTATCCAGCTGTACAGAAGAGCAACTTTACAAGATAATGCTCAAAG AGTTTCACCTGTGAGCTTTGAGCTTGAAGCTGCATTGAAGTTGGCAAGATATTTGTGCAG ACGTGAAGTTGCCAAGGAGGTGTCAGATTTATTAATGGGTGCTGCAGATGGCGCTAAGGCTCTGATTGATGCCAGTGACCGGTTGATACTATATATTGAAATTGCGCGACTATTTGGCTCTCTTGGGTATAAACGCAAGGCAGCATTTTTTTCAAGACAAGTTGCACAGTTGTACCTTCAGCAAGACAATGCATATGCTGCTATGAGTGCTATGCAGGTTCTAACAATGACTACAAATGCATACCATGTTCAAAGCAGGAAGACTAGCAAACCTGATCATGCTTCACTGAAG GAACTCGGTGCCAGCAACAGCAATGCCGATAAAGCGCACCCTCAGTCTGTTGTATCATTGTTTGAGTCGCAATGGAGTACCCTTCAAATGGTTGTTCTAAGAGAGATATTGATGTCTTCAATCCGCGCTGCGGATCCCCTCACGTCATGGAGCGCCGCGGCTCGTCTTCTTCGATCATTTTACCCACTCATCACCCCAGCTGGTCAGAGTGGGCTGGCAAGCTCTCTTTCAAACTCTGCTGATAGGCTTCCTTGGGGCACACGTTGTGCCGACCCATGTCTTCCTTTTATCAG GTTACATTCTTTACCATTTCATCCTTCACAAAGAGACATAGTAAAGCGCAACCCACATAAAAAGGAGTGGTGGATTGGTGCCGGTCCTTCTGGACCTTTTATTTATACACCTTTCACCAAGGGGGGCACATCTGGGACTAGCAAACAAGAGATAAATTGGATTGTTGGAGAACCAGTCCAAGTTATGATAGAGTTAGCAAACCCCTGCAGCTTTGACTTAGTTGTTGAGAGCATTTACCTCTCTGTTCATTCAGGAAATTTTGATGCCTTTCCGGTTACtgttaatcttccaccaaatacctCCAAATTGGTTCTGCTATCTGGAATTCCAACAAAGGTTGGACAAGTATCGATTCCTGGATGCATTGTCCACAGTTTTGGTGTTATTACAGAACACCTATTCAAAGAGGTTGACAGTTTGCTCCTTGGAGCTGCACAAGGGCTTGTTCTTTCTGATCCTTTCAGATGCTGTGGCTCTAGCAAGTTTAAGAGTGTTAACTTCCCCAGCATTTCTATTGTTCCTCCCCTTCCTTTATTAGTTGCCAACGTTGTGGGTGGAGATGGTTCTATTCTTCTATATGAAGGTGAAATTCGTGATGTTTTAATTACGCTGACAAATGCTGGAACTGTgccagttgaagaagcaaatattgCATTATCCGGGAAGAACCAGGATTCTGTTATTTCAATTGCCCATAGTACATGGAAGTCTGCACTTCCGATAAAACCAGGTGGAGAAGTTACATTTAAAGTGACACTAAGAGCCTGGCATCTTAGCTTGGCAGATTTGGAAGCAGATGGTAGCAGATCTCCTGCAAATCCAAGGAGAATAGCAAGAGAAGGAATCAATCCCTTTTTGAATATTCACTATGCTG GTCCTTCAGCGGCCAAAGGTAATGGTGAGGTTTCTCTCCCACCTGGAAGACGCCTTGCTGTTCCATTAAATATCTGTGTTGTACAGGGCATGTGCCTGGTAAGAGCACGCCTGTTATCCATGGAAATACCTGCCCGGTTTAGTGAAGCACACTTGCGACCTGTCAGTGGAAAAGATAATACAAGTGATGAAAGTAATATGTTGCATAATGACATTAGCTTATTGAAGATTGATCCCTATAAAGGAAGTTGGGGCCTCCGCCTTCTGGAACTCGAGCTTTTCAACCCTACGGATGTTGTTTTTGATGTCGATGTTTCTGTACATTTGGATGGGACTAGTGTTCCAGAAGATAACACTGCTGATGTGGCCTGTCACAAAACCAGAATTGACCGTGACTATTCTGCCAGGGTTCTCATACCACTTGAGCACTTCAAATTACCTGTTCTTGATGCTTCCTTCTTTGTAAAGGAAAACGGAAGCGATGAGCAACTTGGGTCCCAAGCTGCCACCATAGCAGAAAAGAATGCCAAGGCAGAGTTGAACGCTTCTATCAGCAACTTGATTTCAAAAATAAAAGTGAGGTGGCATTCTGGGAGAAATAGCTCCGGTGAGCTGAATATCAAAGATGCTATTCAGGCAGCATTACAAGCGTCTATATTGGACATATTGTTGCCTGATCCCTTGACATTTAGCTTTAGACTTGCTAAGGATGCCAAGCCTGCTAATGATTCCAACCATTCTACTGATGAGAATGTTGGTCCGTCTGCCGGTGAGAATGTTCTGAGGTGTAAAGATCCTATATCAGCTCATAAAATGACCCATATGGAAGTTCAAATTCGGAACAACACGAAGGAAATTATTCAGATGAACCTCAGCATTTCATGCAAAGATGTTGCAGGAGAAAATTGCTTCGAAGAAAACAGTGCAACCGTCCTCTGGGCTG GTGTTCTTAACGACATACAGTTGGAGGTTCCACCATTGCAGGAGGTGGTACATCCTTTCTCTGTCTACTTCCTAGTCCCTGGAGACTACTCGCTGCAATCTTCTTCTGTTATAATTGACGCCACGGATGTTCTTCGTGCTCGGGCAAAGGCAGAGTCCCCAGATGAACCTATTCTATGCCGCGGATCCCCATTCCATATCCATGTAGTTGGTACAGAGTAG
- the LOC119355643 gene encoding protein WHAT'S THIS FACTOR 1, chloroplastic-like, protein MLLRAAAAAAHRLRFIPPARRISSLKVPWRRDAVLDASIDRDRRFHQASRLVREVLLSPGRRLLLRYLSKRRQRIRLPVHVATFLRRYPTLLSVSPPPDPVASPSPQLASFLEFASRLQAAHSPLLAARLAKLLMMSSTRALPVAKIAAAKRVFGLPDDFLVSLVPRHPDLFRLVGDPGPDASGDAFLELASWDDRLAKSAIELRADREADVVGIRPRPNFTVKLPKGFYLKKEMREWVRDWLELPYVSPYADTFGLHPASPEAEKRLIGVLHEVLSLSVERRMAVPIIGKFCDEFRLSNAFSNAFTRHPGIFYVSLKGGIKTVILREAYDENGELVDRDPMIELKERFVAIMDEGHKKYLEELRRRNEMLQKERANAIHRGAKVDTNIEERDMEGSEEDEVYDYAQVESEGREPL, encoded by the coding sequence ATGCTCCTCcgggcggcggccgccgccgcccaccgcctccGCTTCATTCCCCCGGCCCGCCGCATATCTTCCTTGAAGGTCCCGTGGCGCCGGGACGCGGTCCTGGACGCGTCCATCGACCGCGACCGACGCTTCCACCAAGCGTCCCGCCTCGTCCGCGAGGTGCTCCTCTcccccggccgccgcctcctcctccgctacCTTTCCAAGCGCCGCCAGCGCATCCGCCTCCCGGTCCACGTCGCAACCTTCCTCCGCCGGTACCCCACGCTCCTCTCCGTTTCCCCTCCCCCCGACCCCGTCGCCTCCCCGTCCCCGCAGCTCGCCTCCTTCCTCGAATTCGCATCCCGCCTCCAGGCCGCCCACTCCCCGCTCCTCGCCGCCAGGCTCGCCAAGCTCCTCATGATGTCCTCCACGCGCGCGCTGCCGGTCGCAAAGATTGCTGCTGCCAAGCGCGTCTTCGGCCTCCCGGACGACTTCTTGGTCTCGCTGGTCCCGAGGCACCCCGATCTCTTCCGCCTCGTCGGCGACCCAGGGCCGGACGCGTCCGGCGACGCGTTCCTGGAGCTCGCCTCCTGGGACGACCGACTCGCGAAGTCCGCGATTGAATTGAGGGCGGACAGGGAGGCCGATGTTGTTGGCATACGGCCGAGGCCCAACTTTACAGTCAAATTGCCAAAGGGGTTCTACCTCAAGAAGGAGATGAGGGAGTGGGTGAGGGATTGGCTTGAGCTGCCGTATGTGTCACCATATGCCGACACTTTCGGGCTTCACCCGGCATCACCAGAGGCAGAGAAGAGGTTGATTGGTGTTTTACATGAGGTATTGTCCTTGTCAGTTGAAAGGAGGATGGCGGTGCCAATCATAGGGAAGTTCTGCGATGAGTTTAGGCTATCGAATGCGTTCTCTAACGCGTTCACGAGACACCCGGGGATATTCTATGTTTCATTGAAGGGTGGCATTAAGACGGTGATATTGAGGGAGGCGTATGACGAAAATGGAGAGCTTGTGGATAGGGATCCTATGATTGAGCTGAAGGAGAGGTTCGTGGCAATCATGGATGAGGGCCATAAGAAGTATTTggaggagttgaggaggaggaaTGAGATGCTGCAGAAAGAGAGGGCAAATGCAATTCACAGGGGTGCCAAAGTTGACACAAATATTGAGGAAAGAGATATGGAGGGGTCAGAGGAAGATGAAGTATATGATTATGCACAAGTAGAATCAGAAGGAAGAGAGCCATTGTGA
- the LOC119355642 gene encoding protein TOO MANY MOUTHS-like, with protein sequence MASPLLLLLSALTLAVVVAAPCRGEFTVVVPDAGALVDAPQPGFSDRARTDPAEQRAVLEVMAATGNGWASGIADVCRGRWHGIECVPDRADVYHVVSLSFGALSDDTAFPACDPARAALSPAVLALPHLRSLFFYRCFSANPQPVPAFLGRLGPAFRSLVLRQNGLVGPIPPEIGSLSGLRVLDLHGNHLSDAIPATVQSLGRLQLLDLSYNRLAGQVPNLRFQQLSILDLSHNALQGRVPASLGQCRSLLKIDLSQNRLAGTIPDALGDLPDLILLDLSHNALSGPIPAAIGRLSTLRSLILGDNPMQSSTVPGDFFTGLKALTTLVLSGMGLGGSLPESIGGLIQLRVLRLDGNGFTGVIPASFRRLEKASELRVDGNRLVGPIPFGKQMMWRLGKKLRVGGNEGLCYDAKQEGLEGAMALAGVADCGSVGSGATTQHLSWESSGGATATANVTSSAADSNSGRGGGHFFLVVLVCLQLALL encoded by the coding sequence ATGgcttcgccgctgctgctgctgctgtccgcGCTGACGCTGGCCGTCGTGGTGGCGGCGCCGTGCCGGGGCGAGTTCACGGTGGTGGTGCCGGACGCGGGGGCGCTGGTGGACGCGCCGCAGCCGGGGTTCTCGGACCGGGCGCGCACCGACCCGGCGGAGCAGCGCGCCGTGCTGGAGGTCATGGCGGCGACGGGCAACGGCTGGGCGTCGGGCATCGCGGACGTGTGCCGCGGCCGGTGGCACGGCATCGAGTGCGTGCCCGACCGCGCCGACGTCTACCACGTCGTCTCCCTCTCCTTCGGCGCGCTCTCCGACGACACCGCCTTCCCGGCCTGCGACCCCGCGCGCGCCGCGCTCTCCCCCGCCGTGCTCGCGCTCCCGCACCTCCGCTCCCTCTTCTTCTACCGCTGCTTCAGCGCCAACCCGCAGCCCGTCCCGGCCTTCCTCGGCCGCCTCGGCCCCGCCTTCCGCTCCCTCGTGCTGCGCCAGAACGGCCTCGTCGGCCCCATACCGCCCGAGATCGGGAGCCTCTCCGGCCTGCGCGTGCTCGACCTCCACGGCAACCATCTCTCCGACGCCATCCCGGCCACCGTCCAGTCCTTGGGCCGCCTCCAGCTGCTCGACCTCAGCTACAACCGGCTCGCCGGCCAGGTGCCGAACCTCAGGTTCCAGCAGCTCAGCATCCTGGACCTCAGCCACAACGCGCTGCAGGGCCGCGTCCCGGCGAGCCTCGGGCAATGCCGGTCTCTGCTGAAGATCGACCTCAGCCAGAACCGCCTCGCCGGCACGATTCCGGACGCTCTCGGCGACCTGCCCGACCTCATACTGCTCGACCTCAGCCACAACGCGCTGTCCGGCCCGATCCCGGCGGCGATCGGCAGGCTGTCGACGCTGCGCTCGCTCATCCTCGGCGACAACCCGATGCAGTCCTCGACGGTCCCCGGCGACTTCTTCACGGGGCTCAAGGCGCTGACCACGCTGGTCCTCTCGGGCATGGGGCTGGGAGGGTCGCTGCCGGAGTCCATCGGGGGCCTGATCCAGCTCCGCGTGCTGCGCCTGGACGGCAACGGGTTCACCGGCGTGATACCGGCGAGCTTCCGGCGGCTGGAGAAGGCGAGCGAGCTCCGCGTGGACGGCAACCGGCTCGTGGGGCCGATCCCGTTCGGCAAGCAGATGATGTGGAGGCTGGGCAAGAAGCTGCGCGTCGGCGGCAACGAGGGGCTCTGCTACGACGCCAAGCAGGAAGGGCTGGAGGGCGCCATGGCGCTGGCCGGCGTCGCGGACTGCGGCAGCGTGGGGAGCGGCGCCACGACGCAGCACTTGAGCTGGGAGAGTAGTGGCGGTGCGACGGCGACGGCGAACGTGACGTCGTCAGCCGCAGATTCAAACTCTGGCCGGGGTGGCGGCCACTTTTTCTTGGTCGTTTTGGTGTGTTTGCAGCTTGCATTGTTGTAG
- the LOC119355645 gene encoding ergosterol biosynthetic protein 28-like: MAEKGGRKSVPALGWWLMLVGSLRLASVWFGFFNIWALRVAVFSQTEMTEIHGRTFGVWTLLTCTLCFLCAFNLENKPLYIATFLSFIYALGHFLTEYLIYHTMAAANLSTVGFFAGTSIVWMLLQWNSHGDSRGSHAVKQS; the protein is encoded by the exons ATGGCGGAGAAGGGCGGGAGGAAGAGCGTGCCGGCGCTCGGGTGGTGGCTAATGCTGGTCGGCTCCCTCCGCCTCGCCTCCGTATGGTTTGGCTTCTTCAACATCTGGGCGCTCCGCGTCGCCGTCTTCTCCCAGACTGAGA TGACTGAAATACACGGTCGTACTTTTGGGGTCTGGACACTCCTAACCTGTACACTGTGTTTTCTGTGTGCATTCAACCTAGAAAACAAGCCTCTGTATATAGCCACCTTCCTGTCATTCATCTATGCTCTCGGTCACTTTCTCACGGAGTACTTGATATATCATACCATGGCTGCAGCAAATCTTAGCACTGTTGGCTTCTTTGCAG GGACATCAATTGTATGGATGCTGCTTCAGTGGAATTCTCATGGGGATTCGCGTGGTTCCCATGCTGTCAAGCAGTCGTGA
- the LOC119355641 gene encoding trafficking protein particle complex II-specific subunit 120 homolog isoform X2, translating into MEPGLSIESGSAIRVAVLPVGGPIPPQCLRDYAALVAAHARVDLASLRPYYSEHQKSPFSHQPWDTGCLRLKFVLGGCVPSPWEDFQSSRKVLAVVGICHLPSSPDLARVAADFLDASRTYPSALASRCFAFCPTDAQLLEERKDGIIMFPPSDQKSLELHMLTMIQDLAASLLMEFEKWVLRAESTGTILKTPLDSQSSLGSEEVIKAKKRRLGRAQKIIGDYCLLAGSPADANAHYTTAIDLARLTGDVFWHAGALEGSVCALVVDRMMGQSDPVLEDEVKYRYYTIIQLYRRATLQDNAQRVSPVSFELEAALKLARYLCRREVAKEVSDLLMGAADGAKALIDASDRLILYIEIARLFGSLGYKRKAAFFSRQVAQLYLQQDNAYAAMSAMQVLTMTTNAYHVQSRKTSKPDHASLKELGASNSNADKAHPQSVVSLFESQWSTLQMVVLREILMSSIRAADPLTSWSAAARLLRSFYPLITPAGQSGLASSLSNSADRLPWGTRCADPCLPFIRLHSLPFHPSQRDIVKRNPHKKEWWIGAGPSGPFIYTPFTKGGTSGTSKQEINWIVGEPVQVMIELANPCSFDLVVESIYLSVHSGNFDAFPVTVNLPPNTSKLVLLSGIPTKVGQVSIPGCIVHSFGVITEHLFKEVDSLLLGAAQGLVLSDPFRCCGSSKFKSVNFPSISIVPPLPLLVANVVGGDGSILLYEGEIRDVLITLTNAGTVPVEEANIALSGKNQDSVISIAHSTWKSALPIKPGGEVTFKVTLRAWHLSLADLEADGSRSPANPRRIAREGINPFLNIHYAGPSAAKGNGEVSLPPGRRLAVPLNICVVQGMCLVRARLLSMEIPARFSEAHLRPVSGKDNTSDESNMLHNDISLLKIDPYKGSWGLRLLELELFNPTDVVFDVDVSVHLDGTSVPEDNTADVACHKTRIDRDYSARVLIPLEHFKLPVLDASFFVKENGSDEQLGSQAATIAEKNAKAELNASISNLISKIKVRWHSGRNSSGELNIKDAIQAALQASILDILLPDPLTFSFRLAKDAKPANDSNHSTDENVGPSAGENVLRCKDPISAHKMTHMEVQIRNNTKEIIQMNLSISCKDVAGENCFEENSATVLWAGVLNDIQLEVPPLQEVVHPFSVYFLVPGDYSLQSSSVIIDATDVLRARAKAESPDEPILCRGSPFHIHVVGTE; encoded by the exons atGGAGCCCGGGCTGAGCATCGAGTCCGGGTCGGCCATCCGGGTGGCGGTGCTGCCGGTGGGCGGGCCGATCCCGCCGCAGTGCCTGCGGGACTACGCGGCTCTGGTGGCGGCGCACGCGCGCGTCGACCTCGCCTCGCTGCGCCCCTACTACTCGGAGCACCAGAAGAGCCCCTTCTCGCACCAGCCCTGGGACACGGGCTGCCTCCGGCTCAAGTTCGTGCTCGGCGGCTGCGTGCCCTCGCCCTGGGAGGACTTCCAGTCCTCGCGCAAGGTGCTCGCCGTCGTCGGCATCTgccacctcccctcctccccgGACCTCGCCAGGGTCGCCGCTGACTTCCTCGACGCCTCGCGCACCTACCCCTCCGCGCTCGCCAGCCGCTGCTTTGCCTTCTGCCCCACCGACGCGCAG TTGCTAGAGGAAAGGAAGGATGGCATTATTATGTTCCCTCCTTCCGATCAGAAATCACTGGAACTTCATATGCTTACAATGATCCAAGATCTTGCCGCTTCATTGTTGATGGAGTTTGAGAAATGGGTCTTACGTGCAGAATCCACAGGAACTATTCTAAAGACACCTTTGGACTCACAATCCAGTCTTGGCTCAGAGGAG GTGatcaaggccaaaaaaagaaggctggGCCGTGCACAAAAGATAATAGGAGATTATTGCTTATTGGCTGGATCACCTGCTGATGCTAATGCACACTACACCACAGCAATAGATCTTGCAAGATTGACAGGGGATGTATTCTGGCATGCTGGGGCACTCGAAGGTAGTGTCTGCGCATTAGTG GTTGATAGGATGATGGGCCAAAGTGATCCTGTTTTGGAAGATGAAGTGAAGTATCGTTATTATACCATTATCCAGCTGTACAGAAGAGCAACTTTACAAGATAATGCTCAAAG AGTTTCACCTGTGAGCTTTGAGCTTGAAGCTGCATTGAAGTTGGCAAGATATTTGTGCAG ACGTGAAGTTGCCAAGGAGGTGTCAGATTTATTAATGGGTGCTGCAGATGGCGCTAAGGCTCTGATTGATGCCAGTGACCGGTTGATACTATATATTGAAATTGCGCGACTATTTGGCTCTCTTGGGTATAAACGCAAGGCAGCATTTTTTTCAAGACAAGTTGCACAGTTGTACCTTCAGCAAGACAATGCATATGCTGCTATGAGTGCTATGCAGGTTCTAACAATGACTACAAATGCATACCATGTTCAAAGCAGGAAGACTAGCAAACCTGATCATGCTTCACTGAAG GAACTCGGTGCCAGCAACAGCAATGCCGATAAAGCGCACCCTCAGTCTGTTGTATCATTGTTTGAGTCGCAATGGAGTACCCTTCAAATGGTTGTTCTAAGAGAGATATTGATGTCTTCAATCCGCGCTGCGGATCCCCTCACGTCATGGAGCGCCGCGGCTCGTCTTCTTCGATCATTTTACCCACTCATCACCCCAGCTGGTCAGAGTGGGCTGGCAAGCTCTCTTTCAAACTCTGCTGATAGGCTTCCTTGGGGCACACGTTGTGCCGACCCATGTCTTCCTTTTATCAG GTTACATTCTTTACCATTTCATCCTTCACAAAGAGACATAGTAAAGCGCAACCCACATAAAAAGGAGTGGTGGATTGGTGCCGGTCCTTCTGGACCTTTTATTTATACACCTTTCACCAAGGGGGGCACATCTGGGACTAGCAAACAAGAGATAAATTGGATTGTTGGAGAACCAGTCCAAGTTATGATAGAGTTAGCAAACCCCTGCAGCTTTGACTTAGTTGTTGAGAGCATTTACCTCTCTGTTCATTCAGGAAATTTTGATGCCTTTCCGGTTACtgttaatcttccaccaaatacctCCAAATTGGTTCTGCTATCTGGAATTCCAACAAAGGTTGGACAAGTATCGATTCCTGGATGCATTGTCCACAGTTTTGGTGTTATTACAGAACACCTATTCAAAGAGGTTGACAGTTTGCTCCTTGGAGCTGCACAAGGGCTTGTTCTTTCTGATCCTTTCAGATGCTGTGGCTCTAGCAAGTTTAAGAGTGTTAACTTCCCCAGCATTTCTATTGTTCCTCCCCTTCCTTTATTAGTTGCCAACGTTGTGGGTGGAGATGGTTCTATTCTTCTATATGAAGGTGAAATTCGTGATGTTTTAATTACGCTGACAAATGCTGGAACTGTgccagttgaagaagcaaatattgCATTATCCGGGAAGAACCAGGATTCTGTTATTTCAATTGCCCATAGTACATGGAAGTCTGCACTTCCGATAAAACCAGGTGGAGAAGTTACATTTAAAGTGACACTAAGAGCCTGGCATCTTAGCTTGGCAGATTTGGAAGCAGATGGTAGCAGATCTCCTGCAAATCCAAGGAGAATAGCAAGAGAAGGAATCAATCCCTTTTTGAATATTCACTATGCTG GTCCTTCAGCGGCCAAAGGTAATGGTGAGGTTTCTCTCCCACCTGGAAGACGCCTTGCTGTTCCATTAAATATCTGTGTTGTACAGGGCATGTGCCTGGTAAGAGCACGCCTGTTATCCATGGAAATACCTGCCCGGTTTAGTGAAGCACACTTGCGACCTGTCAGTGGAAAAGATAATACAAGTGATGAAAGTAATATGTTGCATAATGACATTAGCTTATTGAAGATTGATCCCTATAAAGGAAGTTGGGGCCTCCGCCTTCTGGAACTCGAGCTTTTCAACCCTACGGATGTTGTTTTTGATGTCGATGTTTCTGTACATTTGGATGGGACTAGTGTTCCAGAAGATAACACTGCTGATGTGGCCTGTCACAAAACCAGAATTGACCGTGACTATTCTGCCAGGGTTCTCATACCACTTGAGCACTTCAAATTACCTGTTCTTGATGCTTCCTTCTTTGTAAAGGAAAACGGAAGCGATGAGCAACTTGGGTCCCAAGCTGCCACCATAGCAGAAAAGAATGCCAAGGCAGAGTTGAACGCTTCTATCAGCAACTTGATTTCAAAAATAAAAGTGAGGTGGCATTCTGGGAGAAATAGCTCCGGTGAGCTGAATATCAAAGATGCTATTCAGGCAGCATTACAAGCGTCTATATTGGACATATTGTTGCCTGATCCCTTGACATTTAGCTTTAGACTTGCTAAGGATGCCAAGCCTGCTAATGATTCCAACCATTCTACTGATGAGAATGTTGGTCCGTCTGCCGGTGAGAATGTTCTGAGGTGTAAAGATCCTATATCAGCTCATAAAATGACCCATATGGAAGTTCAAATTCGGAACAACACGAAGGAAATTATTCAGATGAACCTCAGCATTTCATGCAAAGATGTTGCAGGAGAAAATTGCTTCGAAGAAAACAGTGCAACCGTCCTCTGGGCTG GTGTTCTTAACGACATACAGTTGGAGGTTCCACCATTGCAGGAGGTGGTACATCCTTTCTCTGTCTACTTCCTAGTCCCTGGAGACTACTCGCTGCAATCTTCTTCTGTTATAATTGACGCCACGGATGTTCTTCGTGCTCGGGCAAAGGCAGAGTCCCCAGATGAACCTATTCTATGCCGCGGATCCCCATTCCATATCCATGTAGTTGGTACAGAGTAG